The Saprospiraceae bacterium genome includes a window with the following:
- a CDS encoding DUF4271 domain-containing protein, producing the protein MQKWCKYIFPLGIVFVIFMSLHYDVCAQSRSNPFEIKPRLKEIPISDTLIRDTLSKVQAKLQSDTLSLSIDSISLVSSPPSANSKANPFEVDHVPIRKSIVDKKTEDIKTITESTKGSTRFLFFFLILGCALLAIVLGTGRKILNLISKSLINENILKLYYREDLFRPSTFILYLIFVINFSAFLYLAATQYGGPSGIVTYGLIMAVVFAVYLIRHTTLLFLGIVFPVSKPAGIFSFTVMVFNHFIGLILIPINLFLALGPVEYKYYVLIFTIFLLAFLYLLRTFRGVFILSEYFIERFFQIIIYLCAFEIVPMLILWKTISNFLE; encoded by the coding sequence ATGCAGAAATGGTGTAAATATATATTCCCTTTGGGGATTGTTTTTGTGATATTTATGTCACTTCATTATGATGTGTGTGCGCAATCGAGATCAAATCCGTTTGAAATAAAACCAAGGTTAAAGGAAATACCGATCAGTGATACTCTTATCAGAGATACTCTTTCGAAAGTTCAGGCAAAACTTCAATCCGATACATTATCCTTATCAATAGATAGCATTAGCTTAGTAAGTTCTCCACCTTCTGCCAACTCAAAAGCCAACCCATTCGAAGTAGACCATGTGCCTATCAGAAAGTCCATTGTAGATAAAAAAACTGAAGATATAAAGACGATAACAGAAAGTACAAAAGGTTCAACCAGATTCCTGTTTTTTTTCCTGATACTTGGATGTGCTTTACTTGCCATCGTTTTGGGTACTGGCCGGAAGATTCTAAATTTAATATCAAAATCTCTGATCAATGAAAATATCTTAAAACTGTATTATCGTGAAGACCTATTCAGACCATCTACTTTTATCCTGTACCTAATATTTGTGATTAACTTTTCCGCTTTTTTGTACTTAGCAGCTACACAATATGGTGGACCATCAGGAATTGTTACTTACGGCCTTATTATGGCAGTAGTTTTTGCTGTATACCTGATCAGACACACCACTCTTTTGTTTCTGGGTATAGTCTTTCCCGTTTCAAAGCCTGCAGGAATATTTAGTTTTACTGTGATGGTATTCAATCACTTTATTGGACTCATCCTAATTCCAATCAATTTATTTTTAGCTTTAGGTCCTGTCGAATACAAGTACTATGTACTTATTTTTACTATATTTTTATTGGCATTTTTGTATTTACTCAGAACGTTCAGAGGCGTTTTTATTTTATCTGAATATTTTATTGAGAGATTTTTCCAAATAATTATTTACCTTTGCGCTTTCGAAATTGTTCCCATGTTAATTCTGTGGAAAACGATTTCAAATTTTCTGGAATAA
- a CDS encoding CoA pyrophosphatase has protein sequence MDVNFIHRLEKRLYNDLPGEQFQNIMAPVGSEKYRVIAPDHKVACVLALLFPKDDEWHICFIERSSQHQEDKHAGQISFPGGKFDQNDYSFEDCALRETYEEIGVPPDNIGILGGLTPLYVYVSNFLVHPFVGFTSEYPDFKPQISEVSNIIELPLSHLMKEKNKGKTDISIRNITLPDTPYYNIGGKKMWGATAMIVSELEQIILSITLSD, from the coding sequence ATGGATGTCAACTTTATACATAGACTTGAAAAAAGGTTGTATAACGATCTGCCTGGCGAACAATTTCAAAATATCATGGCCCCTGTAGGTAGTGAAAAATACAGAGTTATTGCCCCGGACCATAAAGTTGCATGCGTTTTGGCTCTTTTATTTCCAAAAGATGACGAATGGCACATTTGCTTTATAGAACGGTCAAGCCAGCATCAGGAAGATAAACATGCAGGGCAAATAAGTTTTCCAGGTGGTAAATTTGATCAAAATGACTATTCCTTTGAAGATTGTGCACTCAGAGAAACTTACGAAGAAATTGGAGTTCCTCCGGACAATATAGGAATCCTCGGCGGATTGACCCCCTTGTATGTTTATGTGAGCAATTTTTTAGTGCACCCGTTTGTAGGCTTTACATCTGAATATCCTGACTTCAAACCACAGATCTCGGAAGTAAGCAATATTATAGAGTTGCCTTTGTCCCACCTTATGAAAGAAAAGAATAAGGGGAAAACAGATATCTCAATAAGAAATATCACCTTACCTGATACTCCTTACTATAATATCGGGGGTAAAAAAATGTGGGGAGCAACGGCTATGATAGTTAGCGAACTAGAACAAATAATATTGAGTATTACCTTATCAGATTAA
- a CDS encoding gliding motility-associated C-terminal domain-containing protein: MKFLLFCFIGLTCTGQVSHFSFRFDDCSYEDESTRIPGLTPGGNPNCLCGLGEKAISLNGVNDFLKFSTQVNQLFDTDFTFDFYFNIEDQVGESDIFSLRNGCTNLDSLWALRYIHATDEILFEIGSNVSNYYSVKKSVSKEICWHRFTLVKFGLTYLVYLDNQLISNILARENIVLSRNARMSVGDSPCNIINGVRRFKGVIDEITLYNRALSDLELKSIYKFPDQIVTPNSTIFKGQTIQLEVGESCSSRVQWSPGSSLDVSDELDPIASPQKTTTYTVTLDNGTCISRDSVTIFVADKDELDCDKLLLPKAFTPNNDGLNETFGISNIFIIDQMESFEIFDRWGAKVWETNQPEEKWDGTFKGQLLSNGMYLYKVKYTCKGVQKININNFNLIR, translated from the coding sequence TTGAAATTTTTACTTTTTTGTTTTATTGGTCTTACATGTACGGGGCAAGTCAGTCACTTTAGTTTTAGGTTTGATGATTGTTCATATGAAGATGAATCAACAAGAATTCCTGGTCTTACACCAGGAGGCAACCCAAATTGTTTGTGTGGATTAGGAGAAAAAGCAATTTCTTTAAATGGAGTGAATGATTTTCTGAAGTTCAGTACACAAGTCAATCAGCTTTTTGATACTGATTTTACGTTTGATTTTTATTTCAATATAGAAGATCAGGTTGGCGAATCAGATATTTTTAGTTTAAGAAATGGATGTACAAATCTTGATTCATTATGGGCTTTAAGGTACATCCATGCTACTGATGAGATTCTATTTGAAATTGGTAGCAATGTGAGTAATTACTATTCAGTTAAAAAGTCTGTTTCAAAAGAAATATGTTGGCATAGGTTTACTTTGGTGAAATTTGGTTTGACTTATTTAGTATATTTAGACAATCAACTCATAAGTAATATTTTGGCAAGAGAAAACATTGTTTTATCTCGAAATGCCAGGATGTCAGTCGGAGACAGTCCCTGCAATATAATTAATGGTGTACGCAGATTTAAGGGTGTGATTGATGAAATTACTCTGTATAACAGGGCTCTTTCAGATCTGGAGTTAAAGAGTATATATAAATTTCCGGATCAGATTGTGACTCCAAACAGCACCATATTCAAAGGACAAACTATACAATTAGAAGTAGGCGAATCATGTTCAAGTCGGGTGCAATGGAGTCCGGGATCTTCTTTGGATGTTTCGGATGAGTTGGACCCAATAGCTTCTCCTCAAAAAACCACCACATATACAGTAACATTAGATAATGGTACCTGTATCAGTAGAGATTCTGTTACCATTTTTGTAGCTGATAAGGATGAACTGGATTGTGATAAATTACTTCTCCCAAAAGCATTTACACCAAACAACGATGGATTGAATGAAACATTTGGGATCAGCAATATATTTATCATTGATCAAATGGAGTCTTTTGAAATATTTGACCGATGGGGAGCAAAAGTCTGGGAAACCAATCAACCAGAAGAAAAATGGGACGGAACATTCAAGGGTCAGCTGCTTTCAAACGGAATGTATTTATATAAAGTCAAATACACCTGCAAAGGAGTGCAAAAGATCAATATTAATAACTTTAATCTGATAAGGTAA
- a CDS encoding YbaB/EbfC family nucleoid-associated protein has translation MLDDLMGNLEKQQTEIQKKLSAIVIEVKQEGLTITGNAAKKLTNVLISNELIDSQDIEMLEDLLVTSINRFIEDAQKAEANETQSMMNEMLPPGFGDLFK, from the coding sequence ATGTTAGATGATTTAATGGGGAATCTGGAAAAACAACAGACTGAAATTCAAAAGAAGCTTTCAGCTATTGTTATTGAAGTCAAGCAGGAAGGACTTACTATTACAGGTAATGCAGCAAAAAAACTGACTAATGTGTTGATAAGTAATGAATTAATTGACTCCCAAGATATAGAGATGTTGGAAGACCTGCTTGTGACATCTATCAACAGATTTATAGAAGATGCTCAAAAGGCTGAGGCTAATGAAACTCAAAGTATGATGAATGAAATGTTACCACCGGGATTCGGCGATTTGTTTAAATAA
- a CDS encoding pyruvate dehydrogenase complex dihydrolipoamide acetyltransferase: MAEIIRMPRLSDTMEEGNIVAWLKKEGEKVKAGDVLAEVETDKATMELESFFDGVLLYIGVPSGPVVVDGIIAIIGKEGEEFKHLLGEPKVSQDEKKPAGPTEVKIPQQASSIETTAEVVTINTKIEESPVIMETSNRVKASPLAKNLAADAGLPINQIQGSGDQGRIIKKDVENFLANKPQVQVAPVVPSQQYVAPVSTFVYGDVPVTQMRKTIARRLGESKFTAPHFYLTIEINMDNAVDSRTAINASAPVKISFNDFVIKASATALRKHPTINSSWFGDKITYHKDINIGVAVAVEEGLLVPVINYADLKSMSQINQEVKELAGKAKTKKLTPLEMQGNTFTISNLGMFDIEEFTAIINPPDACILAVGSIIKKPIVKNDQIVIGNMMRVTLSCDHRVVDGATAAQFLQTLKSMLENPVLMLV, translated from the coding sequence ATGGCAGAAATTATAAGAATGCCCCGCCTAAGTGATACAATGGAAGAGGGCAATATCGTAGCATGGTTAAAAAAAGAAGGTGAAAAGGTAAAAGCCGGAGATGTTCTTGCAGAAGTGGAGACTGACAAGGCGACAATGGAACTGGAAAGTTTCTTTGATGGAGTTTTATTATATATCGGTGTTCCTTCAGGCCCCGTGGTTGTTGATGGTATTATTGCCATCATTGGTAAGGAAGGTGAAGAGTTCAAGCATTTATTGGGGGAACCAAAAGTATCTCAAGATGAAAAAAAACCAGCTGGACCAACAGAAGTCAAAATTCCACAACAGGCTTCATCTATTGAAACTACAGCTGAAGTGGTGACAATTAATACAAAAATCGAAGAGTCACCTGTAATAATGGAGACTTCAAATAGAGTAAAAGCATCACCACTTGCAAAAAATCTTGCAGCAGATGCAGGTTTACCAATAAATCAAATACAGGGAAGCGGAGATCAGGGGCGTATCATCAAAAAAGATGTAGAAAATTTTCTGGCAAATAAACCGCAGGTCCAGGTAGCACCAGTCGTGCCGTCTCAGCAATATGTCGCACCTGTAAGTACTTTTGTGTACGGAGATGTTCCCGTGACACAAATGAGAAAAACCATAGCAAGGCGTTTGGGTGAAAGCAAGTTTACAGCACCGCACTTTTATCTTACTATCGAGATAAATATGGATAATGCCGTTGATTCAAGAACAGCCATTAATGCATCCGCACCTGTCAAAATTTCTTTTAATGATTTTGTAATAAAAGCAAGTGCCACCGCTCTTCGCAAGCATCCAACCATTAACTCATCTTGGTTTGGAGATAAAATTACTTATCACAAAGACATCAACATTGGTGTTGCAGTAGCTGTAGAAGAAGGTTTACTTGTCCCTGTAATTAATTACGCAGACCTCAAATCAATGTCACAAATAAATCAGGAGGTAAAGGAACTGGCTGGTAAAGCCAAAACAAAAAAATTAACCCCACTGGAAATGCAGGGAAATACTTTCACTATTTCTAATTTAGGTATGTTTGACATTGAAGAATTTACTGCGATAATTAATCCACCTGACGCATGCATTCTTGCAGTGGGTTCCATTATAAAAAAACCAATAGTAAAAAATGATCAGATAGTCATAGGCAATATGATGAGAGTGACTCTGTCGTGTGACCATAGAGTCGTTGATGGAGCAACTGCAGCACAGTTTCTTCAAACTTTGAAATCTATGTTGGAAAATCCTGTCCTGATGCTTGTTTGA